TGAAAGTCAATCCATACACGACGAACACAGTGCTCCAAGAAGAGTTGAATACTGCCGCTTGGGCCTCGTTGGCCGGCAATTATACCGTGACCATCGCCACCATTCCCATTGGTGGAGTCGCCAGTTTAGCGTTGTCGACCACAAAGACGGCTAAAAATATGGAGATTGTTCTTCGGGATAGTTCTCCTGAAGATCTTCGTACCAAGAATCGAAAAAAGTTAGAGGACATGCATATTGAAAAACCGGTGATCAAACAATTCCTCGAGAATCCCTGGTTCAACCCGTGGAATGAAACGATTTTGATCGAGGCCATGGCCAAGCTGAACGATGTGGAAAACAAGACTGCGTTCTTCGAAGTCGCTGTGGAGGCTGAATCGGAAGAAGAAGCATTCTTTTTTCAACGTATGGCGGAGATGCTGCTGGGGTATCATGAGTTTGTGACGCCGGGAAAAGAAATTCTGGTGGTGGACAAGATTCCTCTATTGTACACAAAGGACCAACGCTTGGTCTTTACGGTCGAGTTGGATTACGGCTGGTGGTCGAAGGAAACTGATTTAATTTCAGATTTGATTCTAAATTTTTCGCCGCCCAATCACCCGATCACGAAACGTGAGGTCTGGATATCAGGACGGTTTTCACCACGTGCGAAGGCAGAACTGGAACAACGAGGTTGGAAGGTAGAAGAATCGGCGGTCCAAAAACTTGTCGTACGAAGAGAACTGCGGGATAAAACATTCAAGATCATGAATGATGACTAGACACATGAAGACATCACCATTTCTGCAAATATTCAGGAACTCAGGAACTAACAGTACGTGGTCGGTTATCTGGTTGTGTGTTCTTCTTGGTCTGCTTGGTGGGTGTGAATCGACGAAGCAGGCGCGAGTCGACAGTACATCGGGTTTTCTGAATGATTATTCCATCCTCAGGGTTGGGAAGGTGGACGAGGCAGATCGGATCTATCGAAAACCTCTGGTTGATTGGAAGTCCTACCGCAAAGTTCTTTTAGATCCTGTGTCCATTTGGAAGCCATCTCAAAAACAACTGGATGCCCATGCGGAAGCGCTGGATCTTGAGCATTTTGCAGATTACTTCTACCATGCATTATATCAATCACTCTCAAATGATTATGAAATGGTGTTTGATCCAGGTCCTGATACCTTACGAGTGCAAGCTGCGATAACCAACATCGAACAATCCTGGGTCATTCTTGATGTCATAACCGCCATGCCGGGGGTTGACCTCTTCTCCAGGGTCAAAGAGTACACGACAGGAAAACCTCTGTTTACCGGAGGAACCAGCATTGAATTCAAAGTTGTGGATGCCAAGACTCAAGATTTACTGATGGCAGGGGTCGATCGGCGAGTAGGCACTAAGGACATTGATGCTGATGCTTTCGACAGCTGGGCTGATGCTGAAGCTGCGATGAATTACTGGGCGCAACAAGCCCGATGGCGTTTCTGTACGCTCCGTGGCGACATCAACTGTGTAAGGCCTGGGGACGAAGAAAACTAGGCCTTCCCTCCACCTTGAATTCTTGCTAAGCAGCATCGATCCTCCTATTTTTCTCTCCCACATTGCATCCCTCTGATCCATTAAGCTTCCTTAGAAAATATCGGAATCTTTCTTGTGTCGGTGTCATGAACGCGTTGAACGATTGCGGAAAATTTTCAAGAACTTACGTTGATTCAGCCTGAAGCAGGGAAGCCATCCATCCCCCGGCGGGAATTGTCAATAACGGACATGTCACCTTGCTGAGAATTTGTTCTGTGTGACTTCCCCTCAAAGCATCCAAAAATCCGCGTCGTCCTGCAGTCGCCATGACCAAAAGGTCGGCTTCTTCCTCTTTGACGGTTTTGAGGATAGTTTCTGTGACGTGGCCTTCTACCGACTTCTGAATCCATTTCCACCCCGGTACCGTAGGAAGACTGACGGTTGGTGTTTGATCAGCCTGGCCGACATGGAGGACGGTGAAACGACCGGATGGGCAGTTGAGCCGGTAGACGACACGGGCGGCTGTTTGAATGGCCAATTGAGGATCAGGATCGGACGCGATGGGAATCACGATATGTTTGACGGAGACCGTTCCGTCTTTCTCCGACACAAACCCTTTGAGCCCTGTGGGGATCATGAGGGTCATTAATCGGGATTTCCTCGATACGGGTCTAGCCACCGATCTCCGGAACCAAAGGAGCCGGCCTTTGTCCTGTTGAGTCGCTAGAACAAGCAGATCAGTGGGGTGGCTTTCCAGCCAGCTCAGAACTGATTTTACTGGATCGCGACGTTGCGCGATCACTTTGCTGACCTCAATGCCTAATCGTGGAACAGCGGACCGTGGACTGTCTTTTGGTATGAGCTTCCATTGTAGGAGCGTTTTTCTGACTTCGGGAAATTCTGTCCAATCGGTCGGTTTTTCATCGGGCACATGGAGGATTGAGAGTTTGGATTGAGTAACCAGCGCAGCTTTAAGGGCATGTATAAATGCGGTATGACTTCCTGGACTGAAATCTGAACAATGGACGATATTATTAATGAGTGGAACGTGGAGGTGTTGTTCGTTCATGGCAATCCTTTCAAGATGTGGCGACGAAGGTCGTCTTCATTGTTTCCAAACGTCCTTGATCATTGGATATGGTCCTTTGTAGCTTTGCATCTACGGCCCTGATTCATCACGAGATGCGTCTGTCGTGTGACTGCCTCACTGCACCGAGCGGGAAAGGCACATGACAACAGTCATTGAGAAAACTTCCACACACCTGGATGAAGCGTTTCGAGAGCAAAAATTGTGAATACGCCAAGAGGATAATTTAAGGAAGATTGTCTGTAAAGTAATATGCCCCACGAATCTTTCGTGATCTGTTTTACGAAATATGATATAAGTCGAAATGGAACATGCGTCAGTCCATTCTTTAATCGCCTGTCATGAATGCGATTTACTGCACCGCAAGCGATTCTTGCAGGATGGCCAGCGTGCCATATGCGTGCGTTGCGGCACGCTCCTCTATCGTCAGGTCCAAAACGGGTTAGAGCGTACACTCGTCATGACCCTGACAGCTTTGATTCTGTTCCTGTTGGCGAATACCTTTCCGTTTATGACGTTCATGCTGGAAGGCCGTTCTCAGGAGAGCATCTTATTGACGGGCGTCGTCGAGCTCTATCTGCAGGGATTTTGGGAGCTTGCGATCTTGGTGTTTGCGGCAAGCATCGGGTTCCCGTTGATGAAAATTATCGGGATGTTGTACGTTCTGTTACCGCTGAAGTGGAACCGCCAGCTCTGGAAAGCCAAGGACATATTCCGGTTTGTCACCTATCTGACTCCGTGGGCGATGACGGAAGTGTACATGCTTGGAGCGTTTGTTGCGTATGTCAAACTGATCGATCTTGCGAGGATTGAGCTGGGGATTGCGGTCTATGCGTTTGCCACGCTTATTGTCGTGCTTGCTGCGGCCGGAGCCGCACTGAATCCCGAAGAAATCTGGGAGAGATTGGACGCGACGTGACAAGCCACGCTTCCTCTACTATGGCGGTTCATGCTTCGCTCATGAATTGCCATACATGTCACCAATTGAGCCGGGTCCGTTCCCATTCTCCTCATTTCCGTCCCCACTGCCCGCGCTGCGGGACGACCCTACATTTTCGCAAACCCAATAGTGTTAGTCGCACATGGGCGCTGACGCTGACGGCGTTTATCCTATACATTCCAGCCAACGTGTTTCCAGTCATGACGGTGATTTCATTCGGCGAAGGTTCCCCCGATACGATCCTGAGTGGCGTGATACATCTTATCGAAGCCGAGATGTGGCCGATCGCGCTTTTGGTGTTCTTCGCGAGCATCGTCGTTCCCATGGCGAAACTCGTGATCATGACGTATCTCCTGCTATCTCTTTACTTTCGATCTCATTGGAGGCCTAGACAACGTACGGTCCTTTACCGGGTTACTGAAGCGATCGGACGTTGGTCGATGATTGATATCTTCATGATCTCGATTTTGGTCGCCTTAGTACAGCTCCAGGCGATTGCGACGATAGAGCCTGGGCCGGGGGCGATATCGTTTGCAGCCGTTGTCATCATCACCATGGTCGCCGCGATGTCATTTGATCCGCGTTTAATCTGGGATGTGATGGAGAAGCGCGATGAGTGACACGAAACCGACTCAGTCCGACTTGGCCGGGTTGCCAGAGGCGGTGGTGGAAAGGCGAACGAAATTCCCGCTCGTATGGCTGATCCCGCTCATCGCGGCCATCATTGGTATTTGGCTCGCGTATAAAACTATCACTGCAATGGGACCGACGATTACTATCAGTTTCAAAAACGGGGAAGGCCTGGAGGCTGGCAAGACCAAAGTCAAATATAACGCCGTAGAGGTTGGTCTGGTCGAAACGGTTGAAATCAGCGAAGATCTGAGCCGCGTCATCGTAACCGCTAAGATGACCAAGGGGTCGAAATCGCATTTGAGGGAAAAGACACGGTTTTGGGTGGTCCGGCCTCGCATCGGATTAGCTGGTGTGTCCGGTCTCCAAACGTTGATCTCAGGTCCCTATATCGGGGTGGATCCCGGTCCAGGGGCTCTGAGCATGAACTTTGTCGGACTTGAAACTCCACCAGGAGTTACCGCGTTCGAAGAAGGTCGTCAATTTCGTTTGCAATCTCCAACGCTCGGGTTTTTAAAAGTCGGTACGCCGGTATACTTCCGGGATATCGAGGTAGGAAGAATCTTAAGTCATGAATTGGCGGATGATTCCCAGAGCGTATTCCTCAATATCTTCGTCCATGCGCCGCATCACCTTCGAGTACGTAGCACGAGTCGTTTCTGGAAGACCAGTGGGTTCGAGGTTTCTCTAGGAGCCAAGGGGTTGGACGTCAAATTGGATTCTGTGGCTTCCTTTATCGCGGGGGGGGTCGCGTTTGATACCCCTGTCACCGCGGCAGGAGGGGCGACGCCCAGTCAAGAGGGAACGGTCTTTGAGCTTTATGAGAGTTTTGACAGTATCGGTGAATCAGTGTACACACAGAAAGTCCCATATTTATTGCATTTTGATGGGTCGGTGCGAGGACTGGCAACCGGCGCGCCTGTGGAATTTAGGGGCATCAAAGTCGGGTCCGTCACGGACATCGCCGTCGTCATCGATGAAAAGGCTCTTGATGTCAGCATTCCCGTCGCGATCGAGATAGAGCCGCAACGTGTCTCGACGACACTCCATGAAGCTCGCCGGAACGACTACCAGACCATCAGCCTCCTGGTAAAACGCGGGTTACGGGCGCAGCTTCAAACGGCGAGTTTGCTCACGGGGCAACTGTTTGTCCAGCTCGAATTTTTCGAAGACCTTCCTAAGAAGAAACTGATCATGACCGGAAAATATCCTGAGATTCCAACCGTTCCATCAACCATGGATCAATTGCAAAATACGGTGAATGATGTTCTGGCAGATGTGAAAACACTTCCCTTGGACAAGATTGCCGACGAAGTCTTAAGCACCATGAAGGGGGTAAACCGGTTTGCGAACTCACCTGAGTTGCTCACTTCCGTCAGGCAATTGACCGCGACATTACACGATGTCAGGAGATTGACCCGTGATATGGATCGGGCGATCGTTGATGCGGCCGATCCTGACGCGCCAACGATGGTTAATTTGGCGAACATGCTGGAAGAGCTCTCGGATGCAGCCCGTTCCATTCGGGTCTTTGCCGAATATCTCGAGCGTCATCCCGAAGCGTTGGTGCGGGGGAAAAGTGAGTAAAGGATGGTGCGTATGAGAATTTCCGTCATGGCATGGGTAATTGTCACCGGCTTTCTTATCGGTTCGAGTGCCGGATGTGTGAGAACTCAACCGACGCATTATTATATCCTGAGCTCAATCGATTCTGAGGGCCGTTCGTCAATGCCTTCCATAGACGGGCCGGATGTGCGTATCGGCCTCGGGCCGCTGACCCTGCCGTCGTACTTGGATCGTGCGGGAATTGTCACGCGAATCACACCCAATACACTGAACATTGCTGATTTTGATAATTGGGCCGAACCACTTCACCAGAATGTCATGAGTGTGGTGTCCGAGAACCTGTCCTGGCTGCTCGGGACCGACAACATCGTCACGTACCCATGGAAGCGGAGTCATACCGTCGATTATCAACTCGTGCTTGACGTCATCGAATTTGATGTCAACTCAGCGGGGAATGCGCTCTTGTTTGCGCGCTGGAGTGTGGTGGGCGATGACGGGGAAACGGTCATCGCCACCAACAAAGGCCGGTACGTCAGGACGCCTGCGGGGAAAGACTACCACCACCTGGTACAAGCCCTCAGTGAGACGCTTGAGGACATGAGCCGGGAAATTGCGGATAGGATGACGGCTCTTCTCACACACGAGTAGTCACATGTCTTTTGATATGAAACCTCTTGTGATTTACTAAGGTAAGCGACCGACCGTCTCACATCAAAGCGCTACGTGACACCTGGTGATGACTGGCGCTTGCCAGGAGCAGTTACCTGGGAAGCGTATACTGGAGATTTGGCCATAGGGCCAGCCCGGAGGCGATTTGTTGAAAGCTATCCGGCGAAACAGGATTGGCGATGATGCGCATGGCGATTCGGAACACGACGGAATTCTTTCCCGAGATACCGAAGAATTTTCCCGTTCCGCCGACAAGATTGAATGGACCTTTGCAGCCATGTTCGTTTCCTCGGCACGACCATTGGGCATACACCTTGTCACCCTCTTTATCCGTGATGATACATCGTCCGCTTCCGACCCTGACTTGAGTTTCTAAATTCGTCTCTACCGAGCCTGGGCATAGAAGGCCGGCGGCATCTAATTTCCCTTTCCCCTCTTCGATAAACATCACTCCAGCCAGCACTCCGACCATTAAGGCTTTGTCTTCTTCCACTTGAGTAATCAGGCCTTGAGCTTGCCATGTGGCCATGGCCTTGACTGAAGTCTCTGTCGCGAGCCCAGAAGAAACGGTAGCAAGAATTGACCAACAGCAAAGAATGAAGACAGGAAAAATGGTTTGGCCTCTCATACATCGCTCCTTTCATGAGATGAATGGGGTTTATGGTATTAGAGAAAACGAAACTTTAATCCTGGCCAAGTAAACCACTTCGCATGATGACGCATCTCAAGTATGTGAAAGTGATGTGATGCGGCGACAGACGGGCTTACTCTCCAAGATAGAGTGCTGGAATCGCTTTGTCCTCCACAATCTTGTTTTGGCGTATCTTATGCAAAAATTCTGGAGAAGGCCAGCGAAGATGTGAACGAGAAATACACTAAAAATAGCTGTGGTGCATCGATTATGATTTTGGTGAACGTGCTTTCTAGAATGGCGAGATTTTGTAAGGGAGCAGAATCAGGATTGAGCACGAGAGGAATTGGGATCTCTCGACGGGGAGACCACAACCTTGCCGGGAACAAAGAAATCCTCGGTTTTAGCTTGAGGATCATCGGTGCCCCACGTGATGGTCTTTTCCATCTTTTGAAGACGCGGAATGTGTTTGGAACAATGGATGTAAGCTTCCTCAATATCCACTAGGACCCACTGCACGATGAGGTGTGGTGACGGACTGGCCTCGTGCAGGAGGGCGATTTGTGCCAGGGAGGCCGGGATCTGCTCCGCCTGAAATAATCGAGCGGTGCCATTGACATGGAGTCCGACAGTTGAACCGAAAAAATCGACAAACACCAGTCCAATGTGAGGATTCTCGACGATATTCCCTAGGCTCGCGAAGACACCATTCCCGCGAAATTCGGGGTACGCTAACGTGTGGGGATTCAACACGACAACAAACCCAGGCTTGCCGAATCTTGGAGAGCAATCACAGTGGCCATTGGTGTCGGATGTCCCGATAAACATCATCTCTTGCCTGCCGATAAACGTTTGCATGTCTTCCGTCAAATGGTCGTGCATTTGACGGTCATAAAACCGGCGAGCCCGATCTTGGCTGCCTAGCGTTTGTTGTAATTGCCGCTCGCCTTGAGAACCTGTCGTACTCATTTTGGTACCAGTGAAATCGTGAGAAACCTTAAGCTGTGGCACTTGGATTCAAGCCTACTATAAATGCAGATGGAAATGCATCCCTTCTTAAGTGCGGGGGAGGTATAGGGGGAGAATGGTGAGAAGGACTTCAGCGCAAGAGCCAATTCATGAGTGATGGCGAATCAGAGGCCTTCAAAATAATAACTGAATTCAATCATGTGGAGATCTGTCCCTCGACTTTTTCCATAAATCATCGCATCTGACATGTGATGAAATCGATAGCCGACGGCCAGATTCCAAGGAAGATGGTAGGTAACTCCCAGGTGCCCAATAAATTGGAACGGTCCTCCGACATCTTGACGGCCATATTCCCAATCGCTAATTAGCGCTCCACCAGCGGCGATATCGAATGTGAGATTCCAACTCTTGTTGGTGGCTGCCAAGCCAGGGGTCACGGTTGTGATGAAACCCAAGTCACGGGCTCCACGTATGACGCCAGCTGAGCCATACAGTCTGACTCGTGCGCTCCAGTCCGGTGATAAGTCCCATTGCCATGGCAAGCCCATGATGCCAAACACGTCGAATTGCTCAAAGTCCACCTTTTCACCGGGTGGCAAACCTGCATCTTTGAAATTCATGCCTCCACGAATGCCTACGGCCATGAGGTCAAGGTCTTTTGCCCAAGCCCCTCCCGCAACAAATCCCGTAGAGGCAAAAAATAACGTAGAAACAAATAGAATTAGAATGTTCAATGTAAGTGGAATATTGAGTCTATTTAATCGGATAAGCAGAACGTTGCGCGGCCCGCCAGAAAAAAGCTCGGGTTCGTCACTTTGGGATGCGGCAATGTCGGGTGAATATATAATTGCATTTCTTCATATTTCAAGATTTATTTGATAGCATTACTGTTACCCCTTGATCCCAGCCAAAATATCATCCAGGAATTGATTGATTTAGTCCCTGGACCACTGAGACTGTTACAACTTACCTTTTACCTTGTTTCTGGAAAACATTATGCCTGAATGGGTAAAGTGTGAAATTTTCAAATGTTACATCTATGTTAATTGTATGTTACGAATGTATTAATTATAATGAATTTTAGAATAATCATTATAAGGGAGGTGAATGATGAAACATATCATGATTGGAGCCACAGTCGGATATTTCTTGTTTCTCTCGGGATGCGCTGCGACTTCGCCGTTTCCGATGAATGATAGTCAAGCCTTAAAGTCGGATTCAGAGTTTGGAAGCCTGACGGCTCAACCGGATGTCTTCAAAGGGCGAGCGATTAAGCTGGCAGGTCGTATGGTTGGGGTTGAGTCGACCGATGAGGGGACATTCGTCACGGCAGAATGGCTTCCCTATCCAGAGGCTGAATACCTAGGGCCCTACAAGACCACTGAGGGCTCGCCTGAGAGATTCGTCATTTTCTACCCGGGCAAGCTTGATTCTAAGGGACAATTGTACGGGAATAAATTTCTTGTCTACGGCAAAAACGAAGGGAAGCCTCTAGGTGAGCGCGCTTCTGCAAGCGTTCCCTACATTACCGCTCGTTGTCTGCACGTATGGAAAACAGGGCTTGATCGACTAGATACGAGACCTGACACCGAATACACACAATACGACGAGGAAACCTATTGCGCTGATACATAAAGAGTAGAGGTGTTAAGGAGAAAGTCCCTGCCGAGGCCCTTTGCATGGAGGTCCGGCAGGGATTTTTTTATGAAGGGCGAGACAGGATGGGACGTTACAGTTGGAGATGGACTTGTGTCTGAATTCCGGAATGATCGCAGGCTTGATAAATATGTCGTTGACAGGCTAAGTCATACTCTTCTTGAGCGTGGCCCTCGTCTCCCGCCATTGTAAGCGCCACTCCCCGATTGTAGTGAACGAGTCCTCCATCCGCTCCTAAATGAATCGCTCGGGTAAAATCTTGAATAGCCGCTTCGATTTCGCCATTCATAAGCTCAAGGAGTCCTCGGCTCTGAAACGCTTGGTGAAGCGAGCTATTGAGTCTGATCGTTTGATCGAGGTCTTTCTTCGCTGCTTCTCTCGCGCCCGACTTGAGGTACGCGACTGCTCGATTGAGGTAGATTTCAGCCATGGGGTTGTCGAATGTCAAGGCTTTTGAAAAATCCTGAATGGCGTCTTGATACTGTCCGAGTTGACTGAACGCCAACCCCCGATGATTCAACGCTTGCGGAGAATCTGAAGCAGATTCCAAAACCAGAGAAAAATATTCGAGAGCTTTCTGGGGATGCCCTGCTTCCAAATAGGCGGTCCCGAGATTCTCCAGATATCGAGAGTTCTGTGGGGCCAATTTGACGGCCTGTGTCAGATCTTTGATCGCTTGATCCCATTTTCCTCGTTTTGCGTAGACATATCCCCGGGCATTTAAGATGGCGTGCTGACTCGGGTTTTTCTGCAACGCCTTCGAGAAGACCTCCTCAGCTTCATTCAACCGTCCAGAATAATAAAGATTCTGACCTTGCGTTAATGTTTCAGAAGTGTGATCAGGAGCAGAATCTCTCGAATTCAGACTCATACAGCCTATGAGAGTTCCTAATAGTGCGAGGAGGAGAACCCATTGAACACATTTACAGATTGTTAGTGATATTTTTCTCATCTCTGTATATTTCTCCAGGAATGAATGTTGAGCAATGCTCAACTGTATCGCGCTCGTGTTACGCTTCAAGGTCGTCTTTGTTACATTGGTGTTACGTTATGGTTGTTTGGGCGGTCGTACGCTGGTGGTGTTTCAGTCATTCAAGGAAAGGGGGGGAGATTTTCTTCTGGCAAGCCTGGAAATCAGTTATTCGAAAGGATGGTAGGAATGGGAAAGGGTAGGGAAGAAATCCTTACACTGATGGAAGCTGCATGCTCAGGTCTTTTGCGGTGGCTCGCCGGGCTCCGGCTGCCGTCATTTCTTGAAGGGCGTCCTCAGAGTCATGGGGCTTCAGGTTGACGCCGCATATCGCGTCTTCCAGCACGACCATCCGCAACCCCAATTTCAATCCATCCAAAACAGATTGCTTAATCCAATGCTCGGTGGCGAGACCGACGATATAGACAGTTGTGGCGTCCCGGTCTTCGAGATAATCGGCCAGGGAGGTGCCATCAAACCCTGAATAGGATTCTTTTTGAGGGTTTGTGGCAACAGAAATGATGAGGCTGCCGTTCGGGAGGTGGAGATCTGCATGAAATTGTGCCCCCCGTGATCCCTGGACACAGTGAGATGGCCATGGGCCACCATGTTCTTGGAAAGAACAGTGATTAGGCGGATGCCAGTCTCGTGTGGCCATCACTGTGGCTCCTTGGTGTTGAAACAAGGCGATGTAGCGATTGATTTGAGGAAGAATCTGATCGCTACCCTCTACAGCTAATGCTCCTCCAGGAAAAAAGTCATTCTGGAGATGGATAAGAACCAGGGCGCACGTTTTATCTGGTTTCAAATCCGGTGGCGGTGGGCTGGTGGGCTCCTGGGATCTTTTAACGAGTTTCATACGATTAGGCCACGATTTCAGTGCCAATGCCCTTGTCGGTAAAAATTTCCAGCAAAATGGCATGGGGGATTCGTCCGTCAATGATGTGAGCTTTTTGGACTCCACCATCCAAAGCCGTCAAACAGGCATGGACTTTGGGGAGCATGCCTTCGCTAATGATCTTTTTCTTGACCATTCGCTCTGTGTCTTTACGCGACAACGTGGGCACATGATGATTCTCGGCATCCCGAATCCCTTTGATGTCGCTCAACACCAGGAGTTTTTCGGCATGGAGCGCGCCGGCCACGCTTCCAGCCACGAGATCCGCATTGATGTTGTAGGTATTGCCTTTTTTGTCGACACCAATCGGAGCGATGACAGGAATGAAATTTTCTTCTTGAAGTTTTACGATCAATCTTGCATCGACCTGGTCGACTTCGCCGACGAACCCATAGTCGTGATCTTCCGGGGTATCGGTTTCACCCGTCAGTTTGTGGACCAATGCCTTCGCATTAAATGGTTTGGAGAGAAACAGACGTCCATCTTTTCCCGTCAGACCAACAGCCTTTCCTCCATGCTGGTTGAGCATGCTCACGATTTCTTTGTTGATCTTTCCCCCTAGGACCATTTCAACGACGTCCATAGTGGCCTGGTCGGTCACACGGACGCCATTGACAAACTTGGGTTGAATGTTCAGCTTATCGAGCATGGCATTAATTTGTGGACCGCCTCCGTGGATCACGACGGGATTCAAGCCCACGTATTTGAGGAGCACGACATCCTCGGCAAAACCCTCTTTCAAGGCATGCTGTGTCATCGCGGCTCCCCCATATTTGATCACGATGGTCTTGCCGGCGAATGTCCGGATGTAGGGAAGAGCCTCGACGAGAATGTCAGCTTTCTTAATCAGTCGTTCCATTGACGAAGAACCTCTAGAGAATTGGGATGCCTCCTCTCGGCATGTGCCTCATGCCGGGGAGAACAAGGTTACAGGATGTAGCGGCTGAGGTCCTGATCTTTCACGATGTCGTGCAGATGTTGTTTCACGTAAGCCGCATCCACGACGACCTTCTTGTTAGTCAGTTCTTGAGCTTCGAACGATACATCTTCCAGCATTCGTTCGACGATCGTGAAGAGCCGTCTTGCCCCGATATTTTCAGTCCGATCATTGACTTCGACAGCGGTGGCAGCAATTTCTTCAATGCCATCATCGGTAAAGTCGAGTGTCACCCCTTCCGTGTTCATCAGCGCTTGATACTGTTTGACGAGCGCGTTTTTAGGCTCTGTCAGAATGCGGATGAGGTCGTGTTTCGTGAGGGCTTCCAGTTCGACTCGAATGGGGAAGCGACCTTGCAGTTCCGGAATCAGATCCGCTGGCTTCGAGACGTGGAACGCACCAGCCGCCACGAATAAAATGTGGTCGGTGCGAACGGGGCCATACTTGGTGTTCACGGTGGAGCCTTCGACGATAGGGAGCAGGTCGCGTTGCACCCCCTCCCGAGAGATGTCAGGGCCGGTATGTTTTTCCCGTCCGGCGATT
The genomic region above belongs to Nitrospirales bacterium and contains:
- a CDS encoding DUF3313 domain-containing protein, which produces MKTSPFLQIFRNSGTNSTWSVIWLCVLLGLLGGCESTKQARVDSTSGFLNDYSILRVGKVDEADRIYRKPLVDWKSYRKVLLDPVSIWKPSQKQLDAHAEALDLEHFADYFYHALYQSLSNDYEMVFDPGPDTLRVQAAITNIEQSWVILDVITAMPGVDLFSRVKEYTTGKPLFTGGTSIEFKVVDAKTQDLLMAGVDRRVGTKDIDADAFDSWADAEAAMNYWAQQARWRFCTLRGDINCVRPGDEEN
- a CDS encoding PqiC family protein; the encoded protein is MRISVMAWVIVTGFLIGSSAGCVRTQPTHYYILSSIDSEGRSSMPSIDGPDVRIGLGPLTLPSYLDRAGIVTRITPNTLNIADFDNWAEPLHQNVMSVVSENLSWLLGTDNIVTYPWKRSHTVDYQLVLDVIEFDVNSAGNALLFARWSVVGDDGETVIATNKGRYVRTPAGKDYHHLVQALSETLEDMSREIADRMTALLTHE
- a CDS encoding acyloxyacyl hydrolase, with the protein product MAVGIRGGMNFKDAGLPPGEKVDFEQFDVFGIMGLPWQWDLSPDWSARVRLYGSAGVIRGARDLGFITTVTPGLAATNKSWNLTFDIAAGGALISDWEYGRQDVGGPFQFIGHLGVTYHLPWNLAVGYRFHHMSDAMIYGKSRGTDLHMIEFSYYFEGL
- a CDS encoding paraquat-inducible protein A, which gives rise to MNCHTCHQLSRVRSHSPHFRPHCPRCGTTLHFRKPNSVSRTWALTLTAFILYIPANVFPVMTVISFGEGSPDTILSGVIHLIEAEMWPIALLVFFASIVVPMAKLVIMTYLLLSLYFRSHWRPRQRTVLYRVTEAIGRWSMIDIFMISILVALVQLQAIATIEPGPGAISFAAVVIITMVAAMSFDPRLIWDVMEKRDE
- a CDS encoding paraquat-inducible protein A, translated to MEHASVHSLIACHECDLLHRKRFLQDGQRAICVRCGTLLYRQVQNGLERTLVMTLTALILFLLANTFPFMTFMLEGRSQESILLTGVVELYLQGFWELAILVFAASIGFPLMKIIGMLYVLLPLKWNRQLWKAKDIFRFVTYLTPWAMTEVYMLGAFVAYVKLIDLARIELGIAVYAFATLIVVLAAAGAALNPEEIWERLDAT
- a CDS encoding Slp family lipoprotein, whose amino-acid sequence is MMKHIMIGATVGYFLFLSGCAATSPFPMNDSQALKSDSEFGSLTAQPDVFKGRAIKLAGRMVGVESTDEGTFVTAEWLPYPEAEYLGPYKTTEGSPERFVIFYPGKLDSKGQLYGNKFLVYGKNEGKPLGERASASVPYITARCLHVWKTGLDRLDTRPDTEYTQYDEETYCADT
- a CDS encoding universal stress protein, yielding MNEQHLHVPLINNIVHCSDFSPGSHTAFIHALKAALVTQSKLSILHVPDEKPTDWTEFPEVRKTLLQWKLIPKDSPRSAVPRLGIEVSKVIAQRRDPVKSVLSWLESHPTDLLVLATQQDKGRLLWFRRSVARPVSRKSRLMTLMIPTGLKGFVSEKDGTVSVKHIVIPIASDPDPQLAIQTAARVVYRLNCPSGRFTVLHVGQADQTPTVSLPTVPGWKWIQKSVEGHVTETILKTVKEEEADLLVMATAGRRGFLDALRGSHTEQILSKVTCPLLTIPAGGWMASLLQAEST
- a CDS encoding MlaD family protein gives rise to the protein MSDTKPTQSDLAGLPEAVVERRTKFPLVWLIPLIAAIIGIWLAYKTITAMGPTITISFKNGEGLEAGKTKVKYNAVEVGLVETVEISEDLSRVIVTAKMTKGSKSHLREKTRFWVVRPRIGLAGVSGLQTLISGPYIGVDPGPGALSMNFVGLETPPGVTAFEEGRQFRLQSPTLGFLKVGTPVYFRDIEVGRILSHELADDSQSVFLNIFVHAPHHLRVRSTSRFWKTSGFEVSLGAKGLDVKLDSVASFIAGGVAFDTPVTAAGGATPSQEGTVFELYESFDSIGESVYTQKVPYLLHFDGSVRGLATGAPVEFRGIKVGSVTDIAVVIDEKALDVSIPVAIEIEPQRVSTTLHEARRNDYQTISLLVKRGLRAQLQTASLLTGQLFVQLEFFEDLPKKKLIMTGKYPEIPTVPSTMDQLQNTVNDVLADVKTLPLDKIADEVLSTMKGVNRFANSPELLTSVRQLTATLHDVRRLTRDMDRAIVDAADPDAPTMVNLANMLEELSDAARSIRVFAEYLERHPEALVRGKSE
- a CDS encoding tetratricopeptide repeat protein; this translates as MSLNSRDSAPDHTSETLTQGQNLYYSGRLNEAEEVFSKALQKNPSQHAILNARGYVYAKRGKWDQAIKDLTQAVKLAPQNSRYLENLGTAYLEAGHPQKALEYFSLVLESASDSPQALNHRGLAFSQLGQYQDAIQDFSKALTFDNPMAEIYLNRAVAYLKSGAREAAKKDLDQTIRLNSSLHQAFQSRGLLELMNGEIEAAIQDFTRAIHLGADGGLVHYNRGVALTMAGDEGHAQEEYDLACQRHIYQACDHSGIQTQVHLQL
- a CDS encoding pyridoxamine 5'-phosphate oxidase family protein, with product MSTTGSQGERQLQQTLGSQDRARRFYDRQMHDHLTEDMQTFIGRQEMMFIGTSDTNGHCDCSPRFGKPGFVVVLNPHTLAYPEFRGNGVFASLGNIVENPHIGLVFVDFFGSTVGLHVNGTARLFQAEQIPASLAQIALLHEASPSPHLIVQWVLVDIEEAYIHCSKHIPRLQKMEKTITWGTDDPQAKTEDFFVPGKVVVSPSRDPNSSRAQS